Proteins encoded in a region of the Solanum dulcamara chromosome 9, daSolDulc1.2, whole genome shotgun sequence genome:
- the LOC129903760 gene encoding uncharacterized protein LOC129903760, with amino-acid sequence MDVQCDYCKLKGHLKVDCYKLHGYPPDYKFRRKPNGPNSIHTRDGDIRNNGYQVMRDETRGRVYNVNEEAPKLPGGIREKMPDNEAYRRTVVPHDSEGNYNQLMKLLEDPYRYNRLMQFLDKEHQGETSSANMGKLSNAESPNMEGNILASNVSMIKESGNVSASCVEGKREEWIIDSGATNHMTSNKQMLQEEHAIVTDKQVYLPNGEVVSVTHTGDCEIIDGHTISNVLYIPDFRYNLLSVSKITKELSCSVNFFPEFCIFQDLSSGKVLEIGREKEGLYLLKHRIRKPQDKQ; translated from the coding sequence ATGGATGTACAGTGTGATTACTGCAAGTTGAAAGGTCACCTAAAAGTGGATTGCTACAAATTGCATGGCTATCCTCCAGATTACAAATTTAGAAGAAAACCAAATGGTCCCAATTCCATTCACACACGTGATGGAGATATTAGAAACAATGGCTACCAAGTGATGAGAGATGAAACTAGAGGAAGAGTATACAATGTGAATGAAGAAGCTCCCAAATTGCCTGGGGGAATCAGAGAGAAAATGCCTGATAATGAGGCTTACAGAAGAACAGTCGTACCTCATGATTCTGAGGGTAACTATAATCAGTTAATGAAGCTGTTGGAGGATCCTTATCGATACAATCGATTGATGCAATTTCTAGACAAGGAACATCAAGGGGAAACCTCTTCAGCAAATATGGGGAAGTTGTCGAATGCAGAGTCTCCTAATATGGAAGGTAATATTCTAGCATCCAATGTGAGTATGATTAAGGAATCAGGTAATGTATCAGCATCTTGTGTAGAAGGTAAAAGGGAAGAATGGATAATAGACAGTGGAGCTACGAATCATATGACATCTAACAAACAGATGTTACAGGAAGAACATGCTATTGTTACTGATAAACAGGTGTACCTACCTAATGGTGAGGTGGTAAGTGTAACTCATACTGGAGATTGTGAAATAATTGATGGCCACACTATAAGTAATGTGCTATACATACCTGACTTTAGATATAATCTATTATCAGTCTCCAAGATTACCAAGGAGTTGAGCTGTTCCGTCAATTTTTTCCCTGAATTTTGTATATTCCAGGACCTCTCAAGTGGGAAGGTGTTGGAGATTGGTAGAGAGAAGGAAGGCCTTTATTTGTTGAAGCACAGGATAAGAAAACCACAAGACAAGCAATAA